The genomic interval CCTGGATAAAGACTTACGAGCATTTCCAGTGTTCTCAGCCTCGGagtgtgttttgatgttttacCTGTCGGGAGTTCTGGTTTTCTATCCTGGTGCTAACATCAGGATGCAGCGTGAAGTCCGGAGCAAAGTATTCAAAATACTCtagaggaagcagaaacaggagaaagatggaaaagaTTCACCAAAGAGAACAGATTAGCAGATCAAATCACTGCTAACCTTCAACTATATTTAAAACCAGTAGCTTTACTGAACTTCCTACAGATGGCGCTAAAGTTCAACAATGCTCAATATGAATCTACTCTATGGatgcattaaaacaacattattcTAATAGGGgaacaaacatcacaaacagCCATTCATGTGCAGCATATGTAATAACAACAGAGGGCTTGATATTGAGTTTACATCAAGTAAAGTACAACTCACCGCTATAAGGCAGCTCATCACTGATGGGTTCATCCACCAGCAGAGACGTCTCAAAggtcctgcaacacaacagcacagacATTATTTTCAGAAACAAAGCAATGACCAATGAGCTAAAATGAAATGATGGCCTGTTAAAATCCccattaaatttaaaaatacattttccaagtAACATTGTAAGGAACCAGCATTAATTGCTAATTTCTCTCTTGTCGTTTGCTAAATATGTCAAAAACAATTCATagtattttaacatttgaatcTCTTGTTATTGTCTGTTCTCTTCTTGTATGACTCAGATGACTCATCCTACTATCAGGATTAGGGCTGGGTACTGAAATATGAACATGATCAGGTACCAGCTTCTACACGGCTGATACCTACTGTACAGAATCACAATGCAGATTTTAATGCCTCATTTTTAGGTGCGGAAACTCTGTGTTAAAATGGTTGCTCTCCTTACAGGGAACATGAACATCCCAGCACGTGCCTTGTTAACATTACCCTCGACTCTGTGAAAACGCACTCTACAAGGCTTTGGCAGCAGGTTAGCCTACAGTCAGCTAGTAGCTCCTTCAAACATGAGTAGCAAAAAGCTACACGGTTCAAAGGGTGGCTGTACTTCACTCAAAAGGATTCCGACACAAGGATGTGAAACAAATGTTTCAAAACAACTCCATGTGAAGGGAAGAACACGACAAATTTAATGAAGCATCTGGCGGCACACGGATACATCTGATGTCTGGAAAAACCCAAACGATACCCAACCCTAATGAGGAGCGTTAACTCATTTTGTTTCATCAGTTAAATTCACAGGAATTGTCTTTCCCTTTAGAACTGCTTGTTAATGTCAGCTAATCCACAACTGCCTCCATAGCTTTAGGGTTTTATGGGACACATAGATATGTGGAATCAAACAGCGCTCTGACAACAATTTCACAGGATCTTAGTAGTCACAGGGTTGTATTGGTTCTGTGCATCAGACTCACCAGCAGCGAGCCACGTTCCTCACTGtgtatcctcctcctcctaggACCAACAGTGGAATCTTAAAGCTCTTTACAAACTCCACACACTCACTGCATAACACAAAGCAAAGCATACACAGATTAATAcacacaggtaaaaaaaaaaattccctgtctttaaaaaaagacatctTCTTACAACAAAACACTAGCTGTAGAATAAAGCCGTTTCTATCACATGCTGTTagtgtgatgaagaaaaaagaaaagatttgacCAATTTTTGCACTGATGAAAACCAAACTGTGGTTGATAAAGACTCTTAGCCCGTCTCACCCATGTCCTCGTATACTGAGGTTGAAGCAGCCCAGTCTGTCACAGCCCAGAGAATCTGCTCCACACTGCAACCAGACACAAGATGTGTTAACAATCCTTCAGTGGGTACAACCTCACAAAGGTTTTACTGAAATTCTCAAAGAGCTGCATCAAGTCCTAAACCTGAAGTTTATGTTATTTCCTCTCAGTAAATGAGTAAATGACCTATGACCTGGAAATTCAACAGATGAAGACTGACCTGTAAAACGATACAGGTGGGTTGGTAGAAATCCACCACCTGTTTAATAACCGGCTGGAACAAGTGTCTGTagcctgaaaacacaaacacaaacacactctggcTCTAGTTCTTTCTATGACCAGCTGACAGCGGTACGGATAATGCAGGTTTTTGCATATCAAACAGTAAGTATTAGGTCTCAATAATCTGATTTTCACATGAAGTGAACTCACTCTGGTCATCGATGCCGTCTCTAAGAGGAACATTGAGGCAGTAGTATCGTCCGCTCTCTGCCCCAACCTCATACATGTCacctacaggaaacacacacacacacacacaatctgtgtTACGCACACTTGTCTTTATAAGTTTGTTTAGTTACAAAAGATAATTGCACATTACTTAGTTTACTCTAAAATAAGCAAACACAAGATATTTATACTAGTGATGTGTCGgtcgtgaacgattcgttcactatgaagaatccttacaaggactcgggagtaacgagtcctctcaatgagagattcgttcattttcttgtggccgcgcatcgggactgctccataggctcagtcaaggaggcagaaatgattcgttcacttccctactgggtcttcgggtacgagtctttggatcatttatcacgtgacctgcattggctcagtagaggagcactggagctggagcgaggggcgttcactgtcttccggagaaatgaacactgtgtttttagtatagaaaaacgtgaattatattcgttcacaagtcatacagactggttttgttattttcactttacattaacacttacagtttagtgcagtgtaattgtttgccgtgataattaaatgccagtatgataataaatgacaatttcaaaccatacaaactgtaatgttgtactgtatttaataggtttactttaaaaaatatgatctgcagtaaactgtaagagtaaataacaaaaccagtcattatgacttgtgaacgaatataattcacgtttttctatattaaaaacacagagtgttaatttctccggaagacagtgaacgccccttgctccagctccagctccagtgctcctctactgagccaatgcaggtcacgtgataaatgatccaaagactcgtacccgaagacccagtagggccccccgttgaaatgaacgagtgactcgaaaaaagattcgttccttttactgaacgagattcaaagaacTGGGTCGGTAAAaagatccgaacttcccatcactaatTTATACGCAAAACATTTGCTAGATTTGTCAAAACAGCTCATACCTGTTCCAGGAAAAAAGTAGTTCCCATATTTGTGGAAGGACACAGTCATGACACGGTCGGTCAGGTAAAAGGCTTCCTGGACGCCGTCCCCATGGTGAATGTCTATGTCGATGTACAGAACCCTTGGGTGGTATctgtaacaacacacacaaaacatgggACAGTTAGAAAAAGGGACTGAGGAACTATATAATGACGTCTATCCAGAGGAGTGTGTTCTTACTTGAGGAGCTCCAGGATACTAATGACGATATCGTTGACGTAGCAAAATCCAGACGCCTGCAAACACCGGAAACTCATTTAAATAACTAAAGAAACTCACAGCAACATATACAGAGACAGCAACCAATTAAATAAATTCTGTTCTGACCTCAAACTTCTTAGCATGATGCAAACCTCCAGCCCAGTTTATGGCAATGTCACAGATCTGAAAAAGACAGAGCAGAAATGATAAAGAGTCACAAAAGTCTTGAAAAGTCTATCGTTCATGCTGATGCCGTTTCATGCAAGGACCCCTGGATTAAATATCACCCTACTATATATGTTTTTactgaaatatgtaaaaatagtCGCCCAGCGATCTCCTCAGATTCTCCATACACCATCCATACAAGTTTACAGATTCTGTTGTCCGATCACACcgtttgtgtttaaatgtgtgtttatatgtgtgtgagtgtgagagctAGAAAGTCAGCGCTGTggagtcagtttgtgtgtttgtgtgtgtgccatcaCTTTTCCCTCAGGTTCTGGGACTATCATGAATAAGCTTGGCACTACTTTTACATAATAAACCGCTCATGGTGATGAATTTATAAGTTTCAATGGTAAAAGTAAGTCGGGAGGAGGTTGTCTAGCTTCAGTAACCAAAAGAACGGTTCACATTATCATCTGACGTACACATCAGCAATCAGCAGCTGTTAAGCACCACACCAATGATATTCCCTGCAGGAACAGCTGTGAGTTACCTTGTGGTTGAGCTGTGTCGCTCCCTGTAAAGAGGCTCCGGTGTATCTTGAGCAGAACTCAAAAAGACCTGGAAACACAGGACTACAAATGGACAAAGATAATGTTTAGTATGGTTTATTCAGCTCTCTAATAACAGCaataaacttaataaaaaaGTGAAGAATTCTGACATTCACAATGCTGAACGACCCAAAAGCCCCTTTAGGAAAGACCAAAAGGGCAGTTACAGTGTTTTTGGTACAAGTCAAGGCTCCTCTCTCAATGAATAAGGTAGGAATGGAGAACCTGCAATGGTCTCCAggaaataaaatctgaattaaaACACACTGGTTGTACTTCCTCTACACATGACCAAGACTGTGGAACAATATAACTGGCTTAGAATGTTTCTTGTTCTGCTGTAATGAAGCAGACAATTGGCTATTATTGAGTGGAGGGGCGGGGCCTGTGTCAGCAGTTTAAGTGGTGCTTCTCTCACTCTTGTCTAAGAAGAAATGAGACATCATGAAACTGGTAACAAATATGAAACCatgcagggttcatacacattttggatttccatgacttttccatgacttttcaaaaaaagcatgaggtaaaaatgtttgattgaggtttttgtctgttgtaacccatggcatgtacttttccatttgtaacCAAGCATGGTAAAATCGACACTTCCGtggcatagtgcattatcccACCTGCTTCCCCACCGAACTTTTTAATTAGTATGAGagagtatgcctgcttatattttgagcttatttcttttaaaatcatatgaattatttaaaaatcagcgtaaatgaacaacataaaaaatatgaatataacaaatttccatgacttctccaaaacttttggaatttaatttttttcaagcacttttccaggcctagaaataaacatttaacaattccaTGCCATGGGATTTCTGTGTGCTTTGTTAACTGTGAAATGAATGTCACAGATATTTCAGAATTTTAGGTATTACTATTTCTGGAAGAAGcttttaaataagtaaatactcACCAGTCATCTCCCACATTGAATGTGTTGAGGCTCTTTGTGAAGCCCTGCATGTTGTTGGGGCTGACCTTCTGCAGAAAGTCGATGTAGTCTTCAGAGTGGAACCGACACATGTCATGCTGAGATGCTTTGTATGGCTTGAACAcctaacaaacacaaacaagaacaGCAGAACAAGGTGAAGTCCTTCATTTTGATTAATAGTTGTTAACTATTACTTCAGTATGAGAAGCATCGCCAGGGTCTGAAGATGTAGATCCACTTCCCTGTGCTGCTCACCATCATTTTCTTGTAAAGTCCATAGTGCAACACCAGACTGTGAGTCAGGGACAAGCGGTGTGGCTTCATGGGGTGGCCAGCACCTGgcagagagtcagagacagtTTCCACATTTCAGTACCAGTTACTTCAACAGTGCATTTGTATTTGCTGTGTATAAGAGTTAATCCAAGGCAGGCAGCCAGTCATCCGAGTTTCAGAACCACACTGATGGAACATGTGCCTTATCATGACTCGACACTGACTAAATGACACAAGACTCCGACACAAAAGTATCGATAACAGATTAAATGTTAAGTTGGATCTGCAGTTACacaagtttaatttaattattcaaggttcatacacattttgagcaatggatttccatgacttttcaataactttaaaccaaatttccatgaccaaacattttgtgaaatctcagtgtgtgtatatgaaaacgcgacaaaatgtagtatttaaactaacaatgacaattccaaagcatacagtataccttaaatgaaacaaatgaatgagagacaatagtttgattaaaagatgtacttttccatttgtaggcAAGCATGGTTAAACCTACACTTCCCTGGTATAGTGCATTATCCCACCAGACTTTTCAGTTAGTATGAGGTAGTATGCGTGCTTACATTTCgagcgtatttcttttaaaagcatatgaataaCTTAAAAATGAACGACATTAAactatgaatataacaaatttccatgacatctccaaaacttttggattaaatttttttcaagcacttttccaggcctggaaataaacattttacaattccatgacttttccaggttatttcatgaccgtaggaaccctgattCTACAAAATGAACTGTAGAGAGAGCACAGAGGTTGTGTAAATGTCAGTTCGAGTGGAGCAGGTAACTGTGTTGCACCGGAAGCACTTTATACACACGGACAGACAACAAAATCAAGGGTTGACATATAAGACAGTGCATGCAGACACTCTGTAATATGCCGGACGCTAACCGTTGTTTAATGTTTTACAATCACAGAGCTGTGGATGCGCTTCAGTCAAACCCTGCAGGACGAACCCCACAAAGCTTCAGCGAGAGCGTGAGATGTgaaacatgtaaaaataaaaaccccAGTCTGAGGATATTAGCATGTAGCTGGCTAACATTAGCACCGTTCCCTTTGTGGGCCCGCTCACTGAGGCATCAAAACCCACCGTAATGGAAGTTGCCCACGTCGGGGTCGTAAAAGTAAGAAGTCCGGTTGGTCATCCTGAAACAAatagtgtctgtctgtctgtcgtgAAGCGGTGTTGTTGCAGCTAAAAACCCCGCTTTTCTCCTCAATTAGCAGAGAGCCGCCATGGTGAAAAGCGAGCTGGGGCGTCATCAGTCCGCGACAGCGCTGACAGGCAGGGGAGGGGGAGCAGCCGAAAGGCGAGGGACGAGAAAATATAATTCGAGAAATAAATTACACCCAACAGAAATGAACAGAGAATAACTAAAGTCTCTCCTTCACACAATCCGAGGTTGCGAGTATTTATAAAAGAAAAGCTCGAGGAGCAAATATCAGGTCGAGATCTGAGTTGATTGAAGAAGAATGAAGCGTATTTCTGCAGACTAGAAAAAAGGAGACAATAGAGGAATCCTGTACAAACTCTGATGATAAATGCTGACTCCTCAGACCCAACggtcatttcaaaagaaataaGTAATTTCTATCAAAATCTTCACAACTCATCATTTACTGCAGGGTATTCGGAAAAGTGTctgaaataaatttaaagaatGTATCTCTCAAATTGGAAGTGACTTCAGGAGAGAATGTGATGCGGACTTTACAATGGATGAACTAAACAGAGCAGTCACAGGCTTACAATAAGACAAATGTCCTGGGCCTGATGGATTAACAGCCACTTTTTACAGCCACTTTTGGGGAAATAACTTACAGCTATGATTttataattagggcccgagcaccaaacagagtgagacagggtgaggccctattgaaattgtaaggattattattattgttcagGCAATAGaaagggctttttgagggcttcaacatgctcaaaaagtttctacagtttgcagtaaattagaaagtggtgaaaatgtacgtattttggagtatttggaaatgacggtaccgcagcatccgggcccgcaccaccaggcttagagacagtttcatcccccaggccataagacttttaaactcctctgaactgcaataactccaccaaaccagcaccctggaatatttgcatatttgcaccagcaccataataagcatatttgaatatttgcactactgcacaaattgaacatccatctgtaaagatatatatttagatgtatatattttattttctatttttaaattttttatattctatttcattgttattctattttattctattttataatatttctatttttattttattttttgtgttgaaattactgagcattgcttaaagagagcctgtgacccaagtatttcattgacagtgactgcttcatgttatctctgttcatttgataATAAGAAATCTTGAAATCTTGAAATCTTGAAATCTTGAAATCTTGAAATCTTGAAATCTTGAAATCTTGaaatgggtgtggcaaaatggctcaacagcacCACCTGGATCATCAGATAAACTTtaacttctgggaatgtcatctaaacaagatggagatatatatttgatttcatcacacggtgttaCCATGGCGCGGCATCAAAGTTTGACTACACGCCATcaaaaacacaagcttctgtatctcagacatatttggtccaatcgagttcAAACACTTTGAATAACTGTACTCTGACCCGCCCTTCTGCAACTTGTGGTCTCTTTTTCCCCTTGTATGAGCACATTCTGTGACGTAAAGAGTATGCGTGTGAATGCATATGGTGGACACAGGCATGAACACTGAGGGGAGCCTATAGGCGGTTGACATGTGCAGAGTTAATCATGTTATATGGGACAGACGAATAAAATCtctatgaataaaacatgaatcgAGTCTTCAGTGCATTCGAATTAGTCTGTGTAAAAATAGTGCCTAGTAACAATTAATTCATCCAGCTCATATAAGTAGAGCATTTATGTTAATCACATTTTAGTTATTAATTCTGCTGGTGGTAATACACTACATTGCATCTGTagacaataaaaacatgcaACAGGCTGCAGGTATGGAGACAGTCCTATCTCCAACATTTCAGTTAAAATAACActtcaaacatttaaacatcaccCTCTCTTTATGTGCCACAGCCTCTGATTGT from Limanda limanda chromosome 10, fLimLim1.1, whole genome shotgun sequence carries:
- the hdac3 gene encoding histone deacetylase 3, yielding MTNRTSYFYDPDVGNFHYGAGHPMKPHRLSLTHSLVLHYGLYKKMMVFKPYKASQHDMCRFHSEDYIDFLQKVSPNNMQGFTKSLNTFNVGDDCPVFPGLFEFCSRYTGASLQGATQLNHKICDIAINWAGGLHHAKKFEASGFCYVNDIVISILELLKYHPRVLYIDIDIHHGDGVQEAFYLTDRVMTVSFHKYGNYFFPGTGDMYEVGAESGRYYCLNVPLRDGIDDQSYRHLFQPVIKQVVDFYQPTCIVLQCGADSLGCDRLGCFNLSIRGHGECVEFVKSFKIPLLVLGGGGYTVRNVARCWTFETSLLVDEPISDELPYSEYFEYFAPDFTLHPDVSTRIENQNSRQYLEQIRQTVFENLKMLNHAPSVQIHDVPSDMLSYERNDEPDPDERGAEDNYTRPEAPNEFYDGDQDNDKESDVEI